In Thermobaculum terrenum ATCC BAA-798, one genomic interval encodes:
- the cmr1 gene encoding type III-B CRISPR module RAMP protein Cmr1 gives MKELELRMKVVTPLFMGGADNTQAELRPSSIKGLLRFWWRAIQPPEVIKSVAVKEQDNQAKGDKDIPEIVKKESKIFGGAGKDQGQSRVHIRIVKLQDPSIEAYRGKRDQVGITYLGYGVADSKSNRKAIMPGYEFEVQISLRDLTPSEEEEVMDALWCMTHLGGMGSRSRRGFGSVVATRDIYKSKDELVQAIKVKLDRIRQRSQDQGGLPDYTAITKNTRVYILEPENSWEKALNKVGVLLSQYRLGTRGQPAQIVRPQDFITETQEVKAFASRGECPQNPPPRALFGLPHNYFFKDTRQNVQTEAELQGTKITRRASPLFIHIHQLASDQYVPVISFIPAKFLPKDSQLVLESNGRNCNTPLPPSYKPILDFLRKMPNSEVVL, from the coding sequence ATGAAAGAGTTAGAGCTTAGGATGAAGGTCGTGACGCCGCTGTTCATGGGGGGAGCAGACAACACGCAGGCCGAGCTACGTCCGTCCTCTATCAAGGGACTGCTGCGCTTCTGGTGGAGGGCAATACAGCCGCCGGAAGTTATCAAAAGTGTGGCAGTAAAGGAACAAGACAATCAAGCTAAGGGAGATAAAGATATTCCCGAAATAGTTAAGAAGGAGTCGAAGATCTTTGGTGGAGCTGGCAAAGATCAAGGCCAGTCGAGGGTACACATAAGAATAGTCAAGCTTCAGGATCCCAGCATCGAGGCCTACCGAGGTAAAAGAGACCAGGTAGGCATAACTTATCTTGGGTACGGCGTTGCCGACTCCAAGTCAAACCGCAAAGCGATAATGCCGGGGTATGAGTTTGAGGTCCAGATAAGCCTTAGAGACCTGACTCCTTCAGAAGAGGAGGAGGTCATGGATGCCCTATGGTGCATGACTCACCTGGGGGGGATGGGATCCAGGTCGCGGCGCGGCTTCGGATCGGTGGTGGCTACCAGGGATATCTACAAGTCAAAAGATGAACTCGTGCAGGCCATAAAAGTTAAGCTGGATAGGATCCGACAACGCTCACAGGATCAGGGCGGGCTACCAGACTACACGGCCATAACCAAGAACACAAGAGTCTACATCCTTGAGCCTGAAAACAGTTGGGAAAAAGCCCTCAACAAGGTAGGTGTTCTCCTGTCTCAATACAGATTAGGGACGCGCGGCCAACCTGCACAGATAGTGAGACCACAAGATTTCATTACAGAGACGCAAGAGGTAAAGGCTTTTGCTAGTAGAGGGGAGTGCCCACAGAACCCACCGCCAAGGGCGCTGTTCGGGCTGCCGCATAATTACTTTTTCAAAGATACTAGGCAAAATGTACAGACCGAGGCCGAGCTGCAAGGGACGAAGATAACCCGCAGGGCGAGCCCCCTCTTCATCCACATCCATCAGCTAGCAAGCGACCAGTATGTGCCCGTTATCTCTTTTATACCCGCGAAGTTCCTGCCTAAGGATAGTCAACTAGTACTAGAAAGCAATGGTAGGAACTGTAATACACCGCTACCTCCAAGCTATAAGCCTATATTGGACTTCTTGAGGAAGATGCCCAACTCCGAGGTGGTGCTATGA
- a CDS encoding TM1812 family CRISPR-associated protein, with translation MENRTKLITALGTRRYDPCRYYIEGDPGRTSSVTRFAAMGLAELAVECGQPLEIVALETARVKDSDNHKLLHEEFEEKRSVGGRAWELRVEEIPDGKDKEELWQIFETLGKHIEQGDHIIIDITNGFRSLPTVMISAAQYYLYLNRAADLKIYYGAFESVGNTQGTAGQGQEGGTPEVPIIDITLITSISDWTYGLRLFDEHLITLPLAERIRSSFLGKNASDPNLIPEQFSSALVDSLKKIDFYLQNAMPLEMGMEARKLRSLLETISTRTNKFRPVLRDFLKKLKELLNEVSTDQASKKEDIKLSRDELERQKMIIERQLNSKQVGNALLLAREWLVSAAILYECKKTPARNKVQGWLSQRTREAYADRLFGNDQKDGQSSQSNQFPEEFIQAWKLVSRYRNPIAHAAMNTDWYQNSHKQISKDVRDSLDNIIKLL, from the coding sequence ATGGAGAACAGGACCAAGCTCATAACCGCCCTGGGAACAAGACGGTACGATCCTTGTCGTTACTACATCGAGGGAGACCCTGGGCGAACGTCCAGTGTAACCAGGTTCGCCGCTATGGGATTAGCCGAGCTGGCTGTGGAGTGCGGACAGCCCCTGGAAATAGTGGCTCTGGAAACTGCAAGGGTCAAGGATTCGGATAACCACAAACTTCTGCATGAAGAGTTCGAAGAAAAGAGGAGTGTGGGCGGGCGGGCGTGGGAGCTACGAGTGGAGGAAATCCCCGACGGCAAGGATAAGGAAGAACTATGGCAGATATTCGAGACGTTAGGCAAGCATATCGAGCAGGGAGACCACATAATCATAGACATCACCAACGGCTTTAGGTCCCTGCCGACCGTCATGATCTCCGCTGCCCAGTACTACCTGTACCTGAATAGGGCCGCTGACCTGAAGATCTACTACGGGGCCTTCGAATCAGTCGGGAACACGCAGGGAACAGCTGGCCAGGGGCAGGAAGGCGGGACACCTGAGGTTCCCATAATCGACATCACCCTCATAACATCCATCTCTGACTGGACCTACGGCCTGAGGCTCTTCGACGAACACCTGATCACATTGCCCCTAGCCGAGAGGATAAGATCATCTTTTCTAGGTAAGAACGCTAGCGATCCTAACCTTATCCCGGAACAATTCTCATCAGCGCTGGTTGATAGTTTGAAGAAGATAGATTTCTACCTGCAAAATGCCATGCCGCTGGAGATGGGGATGGAAGCGCGCAAACTGCGTAGTCTTCTGGAGACAATTAGCACGCGGACAAACAAATTTAGGCCGGTATTAAGGGACTTCCTGAAAAAGCTCAAGGAACTACTGAACGAAGTATCCACAGATCAAGCTTCTAAGAAGGAAGACATAAAGCTATCCCGGGATGAGCTAGAGCGGCAAAAGATGATCATAGAAAGGCAGTTGAATAGCAAGCAGGTTGGCAATGCTCTGCTCCTTGCAAGGGAATGGTTGGTCTCCGCAGCTATACTCTACGAATGTAAGAAGACACCTGCAAGGAACAAAGTACAGGGTTGGCTGAGTCAACGGACACGTGAAGCTTACGCTGATAGGCTTTTTGGCAACGATCAAAAGGATGGCCAGAGCTCTCAAAGTAATCAGTTCCCAGAGGAGTTCATACAAGCATGGAAGCTAGTCAGCCGTTATCGTAACCCTATAGCACATGCAGCTATGAACACAGATTGGTATCAGAATAGCCACAAGCAGATTTCCAAAGATGTAAGAGACAGCCTGGACAATATCATCAAACTACTATAG
- a CDS encoding TM1812 family CRISPR-associated protein yields the protein MQEADSSNWRRVLVTAVGTGNYSEVRYKLDDEVSGPNKFSSIALGEILSPHGEPLHVVALWTGGARNNPNSTHYADYAKAVQAHGWSYQPLDIPEGMSEAELWEIFEKIGHALEVNDSVIVDITHGFRSIPVVMVTALQYYRLNKPLSSLNVYYSAFLPSRPPEEATPVISLDMILALADWTYGAKLFEERLVAAPLADQIEQTQKRSHVDPSWQGQRLTRIKKVSTALKELDRLLHNNLPIEAGIKASELLQRAEEARAEFPSFPPIQDFWEKIERQARNICVGIDPKEKPTYPLTPEELERQLKLIESYKRMGNILSSVTLMREWIVSAYVYALGKGDSWLDYDRTRRDAEADLNTFSRCRRNHVPLYFARDDQLMNELIDAWDSTVKIRNELAHCGMRPEAVSGLELNTDRLETILALIRQADAQTVGEGN from the coding sequence ATGCAGGAAGCTGACTCCTCTAACTGGCGCAGAGTGCTGGTCACCGCCGTTGGCACCGGTAACTACAGCGAAGTCAGATACAAGCTCGACGACGAGGTCTCCGGCCCCAACAAGTTCTCTTCTATCGCCCTGGGGGAGATCCTTAGCCCGCATGGAGAACCCCTGCACGTGGTGGCGCTGTGGACCGGGGGCGCGCGCAACAATCCCAACAGCACGCACTACGCCGACTACGCCAAGGCCGTGCAGGCACACGGCTGGAGCTATCAGCCCCTGGACATACCCGAGGGCATGAGCGAGGCCGAGCTGTGGGAGATATTTGAGAAGATAGGGCACGCCCTGGAAGTCAACGACAGCGTGATAGTCGACATTACTCACGGATTCAGATCCATCCCGGTGGTGATGGTCACCGCCCTGCAGTACTACAGGCTCAACAAGCCGCTGTCATCTTTAAATGTGTATTACTCTGCCTTTCTGCCTAGCAGGCCTCCTGAGGAAGCCACGCCTGTAATATCGCTCGACATGATCCTGGCGCTGGCCGACTGGACCTACGGCGCCAAGCTGTTCGAGGAGCGCCTGGTAGCAGCCCCGTTGGCAGATCAGATCGAACAGACCCAGAAGCGGTCGCACGTTGACCCTTCCTGGCAGGGGCAGAGGCTCACGCGCATAAAAAAAGTCTCCACGGCCCTGAAGGAGCTGGACAGGCTTCTGCACAACAACCTCCCGATAGAGGCGGGGATAAAGGCCAGCGAGCTGCTCCAGAGAGCTGAGGAGGCCCGCGCCGAGTTCCCCAGCTTCCCACCCATTCAGGACTTCTGGGAGAAGATCGAGAGGCAGGCCAGGAATATATGTGTGGGCATAGATCCCAAAGAGAAGCCCACTTACCCCCTAACTCCCGAAGAGCTTGAGCGCCAACTCAAGCTGATCGAAAGCTACAAGCGCATGGGCAACATCCTGAGCAGCGTTACCCTTATGAGGGAGTGGATAGTATCGGCCTATGTGTACGCCCTGGGCAAGGGCGACTCCTGGCTGGACTACGACAGGACGCGTCGGGATGCCGAAGCCGACCTGAACACCTTCTCCCGATGCCGAAGAAACCATGTACCCCTCTACTTCGCACGGGATGACCAGCTGATGAACGAGCTTATCGACGCCTGGGACTCCACCGTGAAGATTCGTAACGAGCTGGCACACTGTGGCATGAGGCCCGAGGCCGTATCCGGGCTCGAACTCAACACGGACAGGCTGGAGACGATCCTGGCGCTCATTAGGCAGGCTGACGCTCAAACTGTGGGGGAGGGCAACTGA
- a CDS encoding glycerophosphodiester phosphodiesterase, translating to MSCQTRGRTIAIAHRGAHNAWIPENSLQAVREALGLGADWVEFDVWNDAQGKLVVTHDLYPNGKEPPRPYPPVEPFLELVASSDMGLNFDWKGFGAERHVARLLRSFDLTCRTIVSSGSPEVLLRLKHHDPAITTGLSISASPSRLRRLLAEVPGLRRVPLWYLLAGTSPLRSWLVDQLDLLLEVSQVDAIMLHYPLASATVVQAIRDRHKGVYLWTAHDVETFHSLLPLQPDGIAMDDMWTLLGAQATREISPNPLGLAIEPHP from the coding sequence ATGTCATGCCAAACCCGGGGCCGCACGATAGCCATCGCTCACAGGGGCGCGCACAACGCCTGGATCCCCGAGAACTCCCTGCAAGCCGTGCGAGAGGCGTTGGGCCTCGGGGCCGACTGGGTGGAGTTCGACGTCTGGAATGATGCCCAGGGCAAACTAGTGGTAACGCACGACCTCTACCCCAACGGCAAGGAGCCACCCAGACCTTACCCGCCGGTGGAGCCCTTTCTCGAGCTGGTGGCGTCTTCGGACATGGGGCTGAACTTCGACTGGAAGGGCTTCGGGGCCGAGAGACACGTCGCCAGGCTGCTCCGGAGCTTTGATCTCACCTGCCGCACGATCGTAAGCTCGGGCTCGCCGGAGGTGCTGCTGAGGCTGAAGCACCATGACCCAGCTATCACGACGGGGCTATCTATCTCGGCGTCACCATCGCGGCTGCGAAGGCTGCTTGCGGAAGTCCCCGGGCTGCGGCGGGTGCCGCTATGGTACCTGTTGGCCGGCACCTCTCCCCTGAGGTCCTGGCTCGTGGACCAGCTGGACCTGCTGCTGGAGGTCTCGCAGGTGGATGCCATCATGCTCCACTACCCCCTTGCGTCCGCCACCGTGGTGCAGGCCATCCGCGACAGGCACAAGGGAGTGTACCTGTGGACCGCCCATGATGTGGAGACCTTCCACAGCCTGCTCCCGCTCCAGCCCGACGGCATAGCTATGGACGACATGTGGACCCTCCTGGGAGCCCAAGCCACCAGGGAGATATCCCCCAACCCCCTGGGCCTCGCCATCGAGCCCCATCCCTGA